The Streptomyces clavuligerus genome includes a region encoding these proteins:
- a CDS encoding FG-GAP-like repeat-containing protein, whose protein sequence is MPQRPAAFTAAAHGSEPQHQDPRQHQGTRQHPPAPRQAASARRGLRALVVALVTGALAAGTVSAAAQPTAHRTAAHPTAARPTTAAQPTAAQPGAAQPTAAPRPAAAPVGGGPPTDGLFYLQSVGGGYKISAGPPLLNTHRPKGDEDHQQWSFEASASGTFKVRNPTRDNQCMARISEPEGARLAVRDCAAAATDWTVQREAGERYRISVPGTQEFLRSAHEGGPVTFENARTRPAMTEADAHSEPQTPEKLQAREAWQAYHDHIAYTTWYITPILPARGHMPEDPTFDQLTFLTTHNAFYNQDDANGAAPMPSQPNSIRTQLDNGVRALMLDAYDFNGRVRMCHGACLPTSQPMSDVFGAIADFLKANPREIVTVFVQDESSYNELNAEVGDDLGPGGQLHGLVFDPDAEPWKVAERGWPKVSRMIAENKRLLLFSDVNDADKNRLGFAFGRDWTAENYWSMGAGIGNSNWSCYSRWGNVPLSREESKFRRLFVMNHFRDAAGDITSGIDNQKALDRAQRFCSPAARKKPNFLAVDRYQTGDPMSAVDALNTYTYHGDTPGYGGVPDLQGGNWTVPRLTVMPLGDSITEGAGSSTRSSYRAALHPRLAARTPALDFVGSQKHGQLPDTDHEGHSGWLIEGLSANIDTWMAAARPNVVLLHIGTNDMDRDHQVATAPARLAGLIDQIIAASPATTVIVATLVPSTSPAVQARVNAYNTQIPRIVAERRAVGHKVEQVSMSALTTADLRDRLHPNDAGYVKMADAFYGGIERAARAGSISPEVVVRPAPPRSGFGDYQVDLNADRRADYLVVEANGAVRAWLNKGGDGRGGWTSAGTVATGVGVPGGRIRFADLNADGYADYLALDANGAVRAWLNKGGTGVAGWNAAGQIATGVGVPAEQVRFADLNGDGYADYTTVDTRGAVRAWLNQGGTGVAGWTEAGLIATGVGVPAEQVRFADVNADGYADYVVVDANSAVRAWLNKGGTGVAGWNAAGQIASGVGVPGSSVRFADLNADRRADYVVVEANGAVRAWLNNGGDGTGVGGGGWTSAGTIATGVGAPAGRVLFADVDADRRDDYLVVDANGAVRAWLNNSAAPAGGWTEAGQLTAGVGATGDQVRFADLNADGRADYLIVDANGSVRAWLNEGGDGSGGWTPLGLYASGVSGVTGAQVRFADVNADGRADYLAVAADGSVRAWLNQGGNGNGGWGSGTTLASGVTGATGDQVRLADLNADGRADYLIVDANGSVRAWFNNGGNGNGGWSPQGVYAPTVGASGGQVLFAEVNGDGRADHLALAADGSVRAWFNNGGELSGGWSALGTIASGVGAPASQVRI, encoded by the coding sequence GTGCCCCAGAGACCCGCGGCGTTCACGGCCGCAGCGCACGGGTCCGAGCCACAGCACCAGGACCCGCGGCAGCACCAGGGCACGCGGCAGCACCCGCCCGCGCCCCGGCAGGCGGCCTCCGCACGGCGCGGCCTCCGCGCGCTCGTCGTCGCCCTGGTGACCGGGGCGCTCGCCGCCGGAACGGTGAGCGCCGCGGCCCAGCCGACAGCCCACCGCACAGCGGCCCACCCCACAGCGGCCCGGCCGACGACAGCCGCGCAGCCGACCGCAGCTCAGCCCGGCGCCGCGCAGCCGACCGCCGCGCCGCGTCCCGCCGCCGCCCCCGTGGGCGGTGGCCCGCCCACCGACGGACTCTTCTACCTCCAGAGCGTCGGCGGCGGATACAAGATCTCGGCCGGACCCCCGCTGTTGAACACCCACCGACCCAAGGGCGACGAGGACCACCAGCAGTGGTCCTTCGAGGCGTCCGCCTCAGGCACGTTCAAGGTCAGGAACCCGACCCGGGACAACCAGTGCATGGCCCGGATCTCCGAACCCGAGGGCGCGCGCCTCGCCGTCCGCGACTGCGCGGCGGCGGCCACCGACTGGACCGTCCAGCGGGAGGCGGGGGAGCGGTACCGCATCAGTGTGCCGGGGACGCAGGAGTTCCTGCGGAGCGCGCACGAGGGCGGGCCCGTGACCTTCGAGAACGCGCGGACGCGACCCGCGATGACGGAGGCGGACGCCCACTCCGAGCCGCAGACCCCCGAGAAGCTCCAGGCCCGGGAGGCATGGCAGGCGTACCACGACCACATCGCGTACACCACCTGGTACATCACGCCGATCCTCCCGGCGCGCGGCCATATGCCCGAGGACCCGACGTTCGACCAGCTCACCTTTCTCACCACCCACAACGCCTTCTACAACCAGGACGACGCCAACGGCGCCGCGCCGATGCCCAGCCAGCCCAACTCCATCCGGACCCAGCTCGACAACGGGGTACGGGCGCTGATGCTCGACGCGTACGACTTCAACGGCCGGGTCCGGATGTGCCACGGGGCCTGTCTGCCGACCTCCCAGCCCATGTCGGACGTCTTCGGAGCCATCGCCGACTTCCTGAAGGCCAACCCGCGTGAGATCGTGACGGTCTTCGTCCAGGACGAGTCCAGCTACAACGAGCTGAACGCCGAGGTCGGGGACGATCTCGGCCCCGGCGGCCAGCTCCACGGCCTGGTGTTCGACCCGGACGCGGAGCCCTGGAAGGTGGCGGAGCGGGGCTGGCCCAAGGTCTCCCGGATGATCGCCGAGAACAAGCGGCTGCTGCTGTTCAGCGATGTGAACGACGCCGACAAGAACCGGCTCGGCTTCGCGTTCGGACGGGACTGGACGGCCGAGAACTACTGGTCCATGGGCGCCGGTATCGGCAACTCGAACTGGAGCTGCTACAGCCGCTGGGGCAATGTGCCCCTCTCCCGCGAGGAGAGCAAGTTCCGCCGGCTGTTCGTCATGAACCACTTCCGGGACGCGGCGGGCGACATCACCTCCGGCATCGACAACCAGAAGGCGCTCGACCGCGCCCAGCGGTTCTGCTCGCCCGCCGCCCGCAAGAAGCCGAACTTCCTCGCCGTCGACCGCTATCAGACCGGTGACCCGATGAGCGCCGTCGACGCGCTCAACACGTACACCTACCACGGTGACACCCCGGGCTACGGCGGCGTCCCCGACCTCCAGGGCGGCAACTGGACGGTGCCGCGGCTCACCGTGATGCCGCTCGGTGACTCGATCACCGAGGGCGCGGGCAGCTCCACCCGCTCCAGTTACCGCGCCGCGCTCCATCCGCGGCTCGCCGCCCGCACCCCGGCGCTGGACTTCGTGGGCTCGCAGAAACACGGACAGCTCCCGGACACCGACCACGAGGGCCACTCCGGCTGGCTGATCGAGGGGCTTTCCGCGAACATCGACACCTGGATGGCCGCCGCCCGGCCCAATGTCGTCCTGCTGCACATCGGCACCAACGACATGGACCGCGACCACCAGGTCGCCACCGCCCCGGCCCGGCTGGCCGGGCTGATCGACCAGATCATCGCCGCGTCCCCGGCCACCACCGTGATCGTCGCAACGCTGGTGCCCTCCACCTCACCGGCCGTACAGGCACGCGTCAACGCGTACAACACGCAGATCCCCCGGATCGTCGCCGAGCGCCGGGCCGTCGGGCACAAGGTGGAGCAGGTCTCCATGTCGGCGCTGACCACGGCCGATCTGAGGGACCGGCTGCACCCGAACGACGCCGGCTACGTCAAGATGGCCGACGCGTTCTACGGCGGGATCGAACGGGCCGCGCGCGCGGGCTCGATCAGCCCCGAGGTGGTCGTCCGCCCCGCCCCGCCCCGTTCCGGTTTCGGTGACTACCAGGTCGACCTGAACGCCGACCGCCGCGCCGACTACCTCGTCGTCGAGGCCAACGGGGCCGTGCGCGCCTGGCTCAACAAGGGCGGCGACGGCCGCGGCGGCTGGACCTCGGCCGGGACCGTCGCCACCGGCGTCGGTGTCCCCGGCGGGCGGATACGGTTCGCCGACCTCAACGCCGACGGCTACGCCGACTATCTGGCGCTCGACGCGAACGGCGCCGTCCGGGCCTGGCTCAACAAGGGCGGTACCGGCGTCGCGGGCTGGAACGCCGCCGGACAGATCGCCACGGGTGTCGGTGTCCCCGCCGAGCAGGTGCGCTTCGCGGACCTCAACGGCGACGGCTACGCCGACTACACCACCGTCGACACCCGGGGCGCGGTCCGGGCCTGGCTGAACCAGGGCGGTACCGGCGTCGCGGGCTGGACGGAGGCCGGTCTCATCGCGACCGGTGTCGGTGTCCCCGCCGAGCAGGTGCGCTTCGCCGACGTCAACGCCGACGGCTACGCCGACTATGTCGTGGTCGACGCCAACAGCGCGGTCCGGGCCTGGCTCAACAAGGGTGGCACCGGCGTCGCGGGCTGGAACGCCGCCGGACAGATCGCCTCCGGCGTCGGCGTGCCCGGCTCCTCGGTGCGGTTCGCCGACCTGAACGCCGACCGGCGCGCCGACTATGTGGTCGTCGAGGCCAACGGGGCGGTGCGCGCCTGGCTGAACAACGGCGGCGACGGCACCGGCGTGGGCGGTGGCGGCTGGACCTCGGCCGGAACCATCGCGACCGGCGTCGGTGCCCCCGCCGGACGGGTGCTGTTCGCGGACGTCGACGCCGACCGCCGGGACGACTACCTGGTCGTCGACGCGAACGGCGCGGTCCGGGCCTGGCTCAACAACAGCGCCGCCCCGGCGGGCGGCTGGACGGAGGCCGGACAGCTCACCGCGGGCGTGGGCGCCACGGGCGACCAGGTGCGGTTCGCGGATCTGAACGCCGACGGCCGCGCGGACTATCTGATCGTGGACGCGAACGGTTCGGTGCGCGCCTGGCTGAACGAGGGCGGTGACGGCAGTGGCGGTTGGACCCCGCTGGGTCTCTACGCCTCCGGTGTCTCCGGTGTGACCGGCGCCCAGGTGCGGTTCGCCGACGTCAACGCGGACGGGCGCGCGGACTATCTGGCGGTCGCCGCCGACGGTTCGGTCCGCGCCTGGCTCAACCAGGGCGGCAACGGCAACGGCGGCTGGGGCAGCGGCACCACCCTCGCCTCCGGTGTCACCGGCGCCACGGGCGACCAGGTGCGGTTGGCTGATCTGAACGCCGACGGCCGTGCGGACTATCTGATCGTGGACGCGAACGGTTCGGTGCGCGCCTGGTTCAACAACGGTGGCAACGGCAACGGGGGCTGGTCCCCGCAGGGCGTCTACGCCCCCACCGTCGGCGCGAGCGGCGGTCAGGTCCTCTTCGCCGAGGTCAACGGCGACGGCCGCGCGGACCATCTGGCCCTGGCCGCCGATGGCTCCGTACGGGCCTGGTTCAACAACGGCGGCGAGCTGAGCGGCGGATGGTCCGCCCTCGGCACGATCGCCTCCGGCGTCGGAGCCCCGGCGAGCCAGGTCCGTATCTAG
- a CDS encoding AfsA-related hotdog domain-containing protein → MVPPVEEHVTTEKAMTEKDLSGKGLSEKVVFIVGDHLAGSSPSPHLMSLSQLLSGLRDGQVREPWPTLVPGQGIEQYERGIVRGELRRLGLPESILLDIPMPELLGHSEVHKHNPENVLVAGLHRVDENLFRASFRISDRQEMVLDHAPSAHVAGMVITELVRQMSLAVGERYLLRPTGVSRRFILNSLQTSFSKFLLPLPALIEYRAENLVRKGPDWLRFQGHCDVVQAGVTAASGSMDMVVMDERRAARIEKRQFLEVMPLLTDLHRFPVPLPHPLPHSAPAPHPVPVPVPVPHPAHSPEGVHALDSA, encoded by the coding sequence GTGGTACCACCCGTGGAGGAACACGTCACCACCGAGAAAGCCATGACCGAGAAAGACCTTTCTGGGAAAGGTCTTTCCGAGAAAGTCGTCTTCATCGTCGGTGACCATCTGGCGGGCAGTTCTCCCTCCCCTCATCTGATGTCCCTGTCCCAGCTCCTCTCCGGCCTGCGGGACGGGCAGGTGCGCGAGCCCTGGCCGACCCTGGTACCGGGCCAGGGCATCGAACAGTACGAACGAGGAATCGTCCGCGGTGAGCTGCGTCGACTCGGGCTGCCGGAGTCGATCCTCCTGGATATCCCGATGCCCGAGTTACTGGGCCACTCCGAGGTGCACAAGCACAATCCGGAGAATGTGCTCGTCGCGGGATTGCACCGGGTCGACGAGAATCTTTTCCGGGCGTCCTTCCGGATTTCCGACCGGCAGGAGATGGTCCTCGACCACGCGCCCAGCGCCCATGTGGCCGGCATGGTGATCACCGAACTGGTCCGGCAGATGTCACTGGCGGTCGGCGAGCGGTATCTGCTGCGCCCCACCGGGGTCTCCCGCCGGTTCATCCTCAACTCGCTGCAAACATCGTTCAGCAAATTCCTCCTCCCCCTCCCCGCCCTGATCGAGTACCGCGCGGAGAACCTGGTGCGGAAGGGGCCGGACTGGCTGCGCTTCCAAGGCCACTGCGATGTGGTGCAGGCGGGTGTCACCGCCGCGTCGGGCTCGATGGACATGGTCGTGATGGACGAGAGGCGGGCCGCCCGGATCGAGAAGAGGCAGTTCCTTGAGGTGATGCCGCTGCTCACCGATCTCCACCGGTTCCCGGTTCCGCTCCCACACCCACTCCCGCACTCGGCCCCGGCCCCGCACCCGGTTCCGGTTCCGGTTCCGGTTCCGCACCCGGCTCATTCCCCGGAAGGCGTCCATGCACTGGATTCTGCGTAA
- a CDS encoding methyltransferase family protein, which translates to MHWILRKYPLVILGVCVAATATAVLRGVLDWSNPWQRVAVVLAGLHLLWLLLETWTTVRSSTSTETATDRGTIYVYATARAATVAAACLLPADNQTYHPWMLAVPVVFAAAVAVRLSAIRTLGRFYSHRVRALDDHRIVRTGPYRWVRHPAYLGMALAHVVFVLFFLNTVSAAALMVLLPTLVVRILVEERMLLRLPGYSDYAASHRRIIPWVW; encoded by the coding sequence ATGCACTGGATTCTGCGTAAATATCCGCTCGTCATTCTTGGCGTCTGTGTGGCGGCGACCGCGACCGCGGTGCTGCGCGGGGTGCTCGACTGGTCCAACCCCTGGCAACGCGTGGCCGTGGTGCTCGCCGGGCTGCATCTGCTGTGGCTGCTGCTGGAGACCTGGACGACGGTCCGCAGTTCGACGTCCACGGAGACCGCCACCGACCGCGGCACCATCTATGTGTACGCCACCGCACGCGCGGCCACCGTCGCCGCCGCCTGTCTGCTGCCCGCCGACAACCAGACCTACCACCCCTGGATGCTCGCGGTGCCGGTGGTCTTCGCCGCCGCCGTGGCCGTGCGGCTGTCCGCGATCCGCACCCTCGGCCGCTTCTACTCGCACCGGGTGCGCGCCCTCGACGACCACCGGATCGTCCGCACGGGCCCGTACCGCTGGGTGCGGCACCCGGCGTATCTCGGCATGGCGCTGGCCCATGTGGTGTTCGTGCTCTTCTTCCTCAACACCGTCAGCGCGGCGGCGCTGATGGTCCTGCTCCCGACGCTCGTGGTGCGCATCCTCGTCGAGGAGCGGATGCTGCTCCGCCTTCCCGGTTACTCCGACTATGCGGCGTCCCACCGCCGCATCATCCCCTGGGTGTGGTGA
- a CDS encoding PEP/pyruvate-binding domain-containing protein, translated as MKRSVKLPFTRKLPFTRSRPAAVVRGRALLNASAVGPKFARQARMAGAGLPVPRFFCLSATVFTRVLRPVRAEIDALLDRLDPADASSVEETAAALRELVLRAPVPEDVERLLYRTFDQEFGADAVVSVRSSVVGTAGQQGEDSADDAFAGISDSFLYVTRAELLDRVKQCWASGFGSQALLYRAARGSAQRGFAVAVGVQRMRFGQRSFVLFTCDPLTGARDRVLAAGLGIGEGVVQEKVPVDHYFISRRDDTVRAVIAHKTERMTEPGPVPEAEPGTERGTECGSGRKTERATEHAAERAAAPGTERMADGPRLSAVPEELRDLPALTDEQIRQVVAAGDRIEKLFGRPQDIEGTFTADGALHLLQARPVVLELDRQRLWSNANITESYPGVTTALTYSFAQHFYREDFHDFYRKLGVPRDLLDRHENELRGMIGLLRGRVYYSLSAWYVLHGLSRTFPLWRNSFERMMGMSPSVTHIAPTPLLKPADRLPATAAALLRLAVRWALHVPAARRFERWWHGTITEHRRAAATADPLQLVQLMRSLWREAGSHWGITLVNDILLQIHETLALRLFERWLPDADPGLHSDLLCGGDENRSVVILMSVIDIAERVRATPELLDALATKPVEEVWRDVDSGAYGTELANRLRTHGDLHGDRGLQELKLEVLLPRDQPSQLLHMAAEYARGDVTRTMLRTRETGIRDAAEERLRALLARRPLRRRVLRALVAGQRRYVDIRENTRYNRSELFSFGRSVYRRLGADLAARGLLDSADDVVHLTEEEILGTYDGTAVTDDLRGLVAVRGAEYRARGAELPMDFVTMGPVLDGLPEPASGTVGEGTLYGLGSSSGVVRGTARVVVDPHELREPGEGMILVARETDPGWLFLMLSARGIVVERGTLLSHTAITGRKFGIPTIVALQHATTRIPDGARVEIDGAAGTVTILAEDSA; from the coding sequence GTGAAACGCTCCGTGAAACTCCCCTTCACACGGAAACTCCCCTTCACACGCTCCCGGCCCGCGGCCGTCGTGCGCGGGCGGGCGCTGCTGAACGCGTCGGCGGTGGGTCCCAAGTTCGCGCGGCAGGCGCGGATGGCCGGGGCCGGACTGCCCGTACCCCGCTTCTTCTGTCTGTCGGCGACGGTGTTCACCCGCGTCCTGCGCCCGGTGCGCGCCGAGATCGACGCCCTGCTGGACCGGCTGGACCCGGCGGACGCCTCGTCGGTCGAGGAGACGGCGGCGGCGCTCAGAGAACTGGTCCTGCGGGCGCCGGTGCCCGAGGATGTGGAACGCCTTCTGTACCGGACCTTCGACCAGGAGTTCGGGGCCGACGCCGTGGTCTCGGTCCGCTCCTCGGTCGTCGGGACGGCGGGCCAGCAGGGCGAGGACTCGGCGGACGACGCGTTCGCCGGTATCAGTGACAGCTTTCTCTATGTGACCCGGGCCGAGCTGCTGGACCGGGTGAAGCAGTGCTGGGCCTCGGGCTTCGGCTCGCAGGCACTCCTGTACCGGGCCGCCCGGGGCAGCGCGCAGCGGGGGTTCGCGGTCGCTGTCGGCGTTCAGCGGATGAGATTCGGCCAGCGGTCCTTCGTGCTGTTCACCTGCGATCCGCTGACGGGTGCCCGCGATCGGGTGCTCGCCGCCGGTCTGGGAATCGGCGAAGGGGTGGTCCAGGAGAAGGTCCCCGTCGACCACTACTTCATCTCGCGCCGCGATGACACCGTACGCGCGGTCATCGCGCACAAGACGGAGCGCATGACAGAGCCCGGGCCAGTACCCGAGGCGGAGCCCGGGACGGAACGCGGGACGGAATGTGGGTCGGGACGCAAAACGGAACGCGCGACAGAGCATGCGGCAGAACGCGCGGCGGCGCCCGGGACGGAACGCATGGCCGACGGCCCCCGTCTGTCGGCGGTGCCCGAGGAGCTGCGCGACCTGCCGGCGCTGACGGACGAGCAGATCCGCCAGGTGGTCGCGGCGGGCGACCGGATCGAGAAGCTGTTCGGCCGCCCGCAGGACATCGAGGGAACGTTCACCGCCGACGGCGCCCTGCATCTGCTCCAGGCCCGTCCGGTCGTGCTCGAACTCGACCGCCAGCGGCTGTGGAGCAACGCCAACATCACCGAGAGCTACCCCGGCGTCACCACCGCCCTGACCTACTCCTTCGCCCAGCACTTCTACCGCGAGGACTTCCACGACTTCTACCGCAAGCTCGGCGTCCCGCGCGATCTGCTCGACCGGCACGAGAACGAGCTGAGGGGAATGATCGGGCTGCTGCGCGGCCGGGTCTACTACTCGCTCAGCGCCTGGTACGTCCTGCACGGCCTCAGCAGGACCTTCCCGCTGTGGCGGAACAGCTTCGAGCGCATGATGGGCATGTCCCCGTCGGTCACCCATATCGCGCCCACCCCCCTGCTGAAACCGGCCGACCGCCTGCCCGCCACCGCGGCGGCCCTGCTGCGTCTCGCGGTGCGCTGGGCCCTTCACGTCCCGGCGGCCCGGCGGTTCGAACGGTGGTGGCACGGGACCATCACCGAGCACCGGAGGGCCGCCGCCACCGCCGACCCGCTCCAGCTCGTCCAGTTGATGCGGTCGCTGTGGCGCGAGGCGGGCAGCCACTGGGGCATCACCCTGGTCAACGACATCCTGCTCCAGATCCACGAGACACTGGCGCTGCGGCTGTTCGAACGCTGGCTGCCGGACGCCGACCCCGGCCTCCACAGCGATCTGCTGTGCGGCGGCGACGAGAACCGCAGCGTCGTGATCCTGATGTCGGTCATCGACATCGCCGAACGGGTGCGCGCCACCCCGGAGCTGCTGGACGCCCTCGCCACCAAACCCGTCGAGGAGGTCTGGCGGGACGTCGACAGCGGCGCCTACGGCACGGAACTCGCCAACCGGCTGCGCACCCATGGGGACCTGCACGGCGACCGGGGCCTCCAGGAGCTGAAGCTCGAAGTCCTGCTGCCGCGCGACCAGCCCTCGCAGCTCCTGCACATGGCGGCGGAGTACGCGCGCGGCGATGTCACCCGGACGATGCTGCGCACCCGCGAGACCGGCATCCGCGACGCCGCCGAGGAACGGCTGCGGGCGCTGCTCGCCCGCCGTCCGCTGCGCCGCAGGGTCCTGCGCGCCCTGGTCGCCGGGCAGCGCCGGTACGTCGACATCCGCGAGAACACCCGTTACAACCGCAGTGAACTGTTCAGTTTCGGCCGCTCCGTCTATCGCAGGCTCGGCGCCGATCTGGCGGCCCGCGGCCTCCTGGACTCCGCCGACGACGTGGTCCATCTGACCGAGGAGGAGATCCTCGGCACCTACGACGGCACCGCGGTCACCGACGATCTGCGCGGCCTGGTGGCGGTGCGCGGCGCCGAGTACCGGGCCAGGGGCGCCGAGCTGCCGATGGACTTCGTCACCATGGGCCCCGTCCTGGACGGGCTGCCGGAGCCCGCGTCCGGCACCGTCGGCGAGGGCACGCTGTACGGGCTGGGGTCCAGCAGCGGAGTGGTACGGGGCACCGCGCGCGTCGTGGTCGACCCGCACGAGCTGCGCGAACCCGGCGAGGGCATGATCCTCGTGGCCCGGGAGACCGACCCCGGCTGGCTGTTCCTGATGCTGTCGGCCCGCGGCATCGTGGTGGAGCGCGGCACCCTGCTGTCCCACACCGCCATCACCGGACGCAAGTTCGGCATCCCGACCATTGTCGCGCTCCAGCACGCGACGACCCGTATCCCGGACGGCGCCCGCGTCGAGATCGACGGCGCGGCCGGCACCGTGACCATCCTTGCAGAGGACAGCGCATGA